TCGATCTTCCCCGCCGTCGAAATCGGCGTCGACGGAATGGTAATCGAGTTCTAATTCTCGGACATCTCGCCATGCCGCTCTCCGCGGCATCGTCTGGCGGGTATCGCAACGAGAAAAACCGGCGACGACGATGCACCCATCGCCGCCGCCGGTCGAATCCTCAACATTGCAGCTTCGAACTTATGGGGCGCAAGCCCCTCCCAGGTCTGGACCGTTAGCCCCACGGAGCCGCAGCTAGATCAAGTAATCCGGCAGCGTCGCTTCAAACTCAAAATCCACGACGCCGTCGCCGTCTACGTCGATCCCGTTGCGGCAGTACCCGTTGGCGTAGCCGCCGGCGTAGTATGCGTCGCGACGATCGGTTCGCCACCGCGGCAGGTACGCCTCGTCGGCGTCGGTCCACTCGCGCACCTCGTGCCGCCAGGGTTCAAAGCGATATGCAGGGCGCGCAGTGGAATAAACATCCGCCGCGGGACGCCCCGCCGGATAATAACGCCGCCGCGACAGCGGCCGACCGGCGGCGAGCGCCAGTCGCACCAGAATCGTCCGCACGACAGCCAGCGACAGCCCGCCGGTTCGTTCCTGGCAGATCCACTTCGCTTCGCGCCACCGCCCTTCATGACGCGACAGCTCGAGCAGCTCGTGCCCGTCGTGCGTCAGCCGAACGCAGGGAACGTTGTTCGCGGTGCGGTCGATCTCTTTGAGCAATCCCCCGTCGATCAGCAACCGCAGGTGGTAGCGAAT
The window above is part of the Pirellulales bacterium genome. Proteins encoded here:
- a CDS encoding DUF2513 domain-containing protein, which codes for MKRDIDLARQLLLDIENRGIDCSVSVLRTGPNQEAEERIRYHLRLLIDGGLLKEIDRTANNVPCVRLTHDGHELLELSRHEGRWREAKWICQERTGGLSLAVVRTILVRLALAAGRPLSRRRYYPAGRPAADVYSTARPAYRFEPWRHEVREWTDADEAYLPRWRTDRRDAYYAGGYANGYCRNGIDVDGDGVVDFEFEATLPDYLI